A genomic segment from Candidatus Methylomirabilis sp. encodes:
- a CDS encoding ABC transporter ATP-binding protein codes for MEVRVEGLTKRYGRVTALEGVSIAFPSGGLTAILGPSGCGKTTLLRSVAGFVPVDGGRILFGGEDVTRFPPQARGTAMVFQNYALWPHMTVFDNVAYGLRLKKLPEAEVRGRVEKVLHLVEIGHLAGVMHRRPAALSGGQQQRVALARALVVEPRVLLMDEPLSNLDAKVRQRLRVEVRRLQKAVGITAIYVTHDQEEALAIADTVILMDTGRVVQTGSPQEIYFRPRTAFAAEFLGVSNQLRGTAESGAVAIGAQRLSYAGVVRGPATLIFKASDASLTPGHLPPGPGEAALRGTLEERLFLGAIYRHYVRVEGETVMVDGAQPAEPGPVTIRLPAAKLQVYAAPEPAG; via the coding sequence GTGGAGGTCCGGGTCGAGGGGCTCACGAAGCGCTACGGGCGGGTGACCGCGCTGGAGGGGGTGAGCATCGCCTTCCCGAGCGGCGGGCTCACGGCCATCCTGGGGCCGAGCGGCTGCGGGAAGACCACGCTGCTCCGGAGCGTGGCCGGCTTCGTCCCGGTGGACGGGGGGCGGATCCTCTTCGGAGGGGAGGATGTGACCCGGTTCCCCCCTCAGGCCCGGGGGACCGCCATGGTCTTCCAGAACTACGCTCTCTGGCCCCACATGACGGTCTTCGACAACGTGGCCTACGGGCTGCGCCTGAAGAAACTGCCGGAAGCGGAGGTGCGGGGCCGGGTGGAGAAGGTCCTCCACCTGGTGGAGATCGGGCATCTCGCCGGGGTGATGCACCGCCGGCCGGCCGCGCTGTCGGGCGGGCAGCAGCAGCGGGTGGCGCTCGCGCGGGCGCTCGTGGTCGAGCCCCGGGTCCTCCTGATGGACGAGCCCCTCTCGAACCTCGACGCGAAGGTCCGCCAGCGGCTTCGGGTGGAGGTTCGGCGGCTCCAGAAGGCAGTCGGCATCACCGCCATCTACGTCACCCACGACCAGGAGGAGGCGCTCGCCATCGCGGACACCGTCATCCTCATGGACACGGGCCGGGTCGTCCAGACCGGGAGCCCGCAGGAGATCTACTTCCGCCCCCGGACCGCCTTCGCCGCCGAGTTCCTGGGGGTGAGCAATCAGCTCCGCGGGACGGCAGAGAGCGGGGCGGTTGCCATCGGTGCCCAGCGGCTCTCCTACGCCGGGGTGGTCCGCGGTCCGGCCACCCTCATCTTCAAGGCCAGCGACGCCAGCCTGACCCCCGGGCATCTCCCTCCCGGTCCCGGGGAGGCCGCCCTCCGGGGAACCCTCGAGGAGCGCCTCTTCCTCGGGGCCATCTACCGCCACTACGTGCGCGTGGAGGGGGAGACGGTCATGGTGGACGGCGCCCAGCCGGCGGAGCCGGGGCCGGTCACCATCCGCCTCCCGGCCGCGAAGCTCCAGGTCTACGCCGCCCCGGAACCGGCCGGGTAG
- a CDS encoding ribonuclease Z — protein sequence MPFQFLGTAGAAPSAERDNTSLLFHTPAEALLVDCGGSPLHRILRAGVDARRLRWVIITHAHVDHIYGLPSLIHTLWLTGRQAPLTLYALPEPAAIIRRYIALFPIEHSPRFPLDVVEIEPRPETPVLEGRTLRVEASPVDHSVPNAALRVTFADRDERGTVVYSSDTRPCEAVVRLARGADVLVHEATFGGDSTEAERVRHSTAAEAGRVAREAKVGRLILTHLDPWGPHPPEALREEAARAFGGPVEVAREFVPYPAGSGAA from the coding sequence ATGCCCTTCCAGTTCCTCGGCACGGCCGGTGCCGCCCCGTCCGCCGAGCGGGACAACACGAGCCTCCTCTTCCACACGCCGGCCGAGGCGCTGCTGGTGGACTGCGGGGGAAGCCCGCTGCACAGGATCCTCCGAGCCGGCGTGGATGCCAGGCGGTTGCGCTGGGTCATCATCACCCACGCCCACGTGGACCACATTTACGGCCTCCCGTCCCTCATTCACACGCTCTGGTTGACCGGGCGGCAGGCGCCTCTCACCCTCTATGCCCTCCCGGAGCCGGCGGCCATCATCCGCCGCTACATCGCCCTCTTCCCTATCGAGCACAGCCCCCGCTTTCCCCTGGACGTGGTAGAGATCGAGCCCCGGCCGGAGACGCCGGTCCTGGAGGGTCGGACGCTGCGGGTCGAGGCCTCCCCGGTCGACCACAGCGTCCCGAATGCCGCACTCCGGGTGACCTTCGCCGACAGGGACGAGCGGGGGACGGTCGTCTACAGCAGCGACACCCGGCCCTGCGAAGCCGTCGTCCGCCTGGCGCGGGGAGCCGATGTTCTCGTCCACGAGGCCACGTTCGGTGGGGATAGCACGGAAGCGGAGCGTGTCAGGCACAGCACGGCGGCCGAGGCCGGGCGGGTGGCGCGGGAGGCCAAGGTGGGCCGGCTGATCCTCACCCACCTCGACCCCTGGGGGCCGCATCCCCCGGAGGCGCTGCGGGAGGAGGCGGCGCGGGCCTTCGGCGGCCCCGTGGAGGTGGCGCGGGAGTTCGTCCCCTACCCGGCCGGTTCCGGGGCGGCGTAG